The genomic region TATATGACTGAAACAAATGCAACGTGGCAACTTATGGCAACGCCAACCTCTGGTATCAGGAAGATCGAAGACTTAGGCGACAAGGTCATAGGACTGGCTTCCAACTCTGTTACCCAATATCTCACAATACAAGTTCTCTGTAGCCACCCGATTAAGAACCGAACCTACGGCTCGCAAATAAACGATATCTTCATTCGCATGCAAATGTTACGCAACAGTCAGTTAGATGCCATCTGGACAAGCGAACCACAGACCACACAGGCTAAAATATTAGGCAATAAAGAGATATACAATTCTACAAAAGAAGACTTCACTCCTGGAGCCATTGTCTTTGTAAATGCACCCAAAATAGCGAAACGAAAAGCTTTTGAAGACGCTTACAACAAAGCAGTAGACATGATAAATCGTCATCCGCTGCAATACTTTGCACCATTAATAAAGAAATACATGCGGGTAGACGACAAGGTAATCTCTGCCTTGCCTAAAATGCTATATAAGCAGGTTACGCAACCTCGCCAAAGAGATATTGTAAAGGCACAAAATGCGATAATGTAATTGGCTTCGAATGTAGCCCTACCTATCTACTTCAAGCTAAGAAATAGTACAACCTATTGTAACACAGCAAAATGGGTGTAGTAAGATACAGAGAGAGAATATTTTTATAAATCGGAATAAAAACTATACAACAAACCAAAAGAGACGAGTTTTAGAAATTGAAACAACGAGTATTGCGATATAAAGACATTTAACTTAGCGGCATAAAGAATATAAATATTGA from Prevotella nigrescens harbors:
- a CDS encoding ABC transporter substrate-binding protein, whose translation is MCRIKYLLLLAALVIMGCQVSEQDDSLIEKRKNKVEEVAYQRAFKVGVMPTMDCLPIFLLKDSVLYNPDDIDIRLREYTSQRDCDTAMINGRVQASVTDLVQAEYLKEEKHAVLDYMTETNATWQLMATPTSGIRKIEDLGDKVIGLASNSVTQYLTIQVLCSHPIKNRTYGSQINDIFIRMQMLRNSQLDAIWTSEPQTTQAKILGNKEIYNSTKEDFTPGAIVFVNAPKIAKRKAFEDAYNKAVDMINRHPLQYFAPLIKKYMRVDDKVISALPKMLYKQVTQPRQRDIVKAQNAIM